In Zingiber officinale cultivar Zhangliang chromosome 6A, Zo_v1.1, whole genome shotgun sequence, a single genomic region encodes these proteins:
- the LOC121994009 gene encoding alpha-humulene synthase-like — MEKQSTTPVTSNEDIVIRKTSKYHPTIWGDYFIHHTSSPALTEVSVRAEELKEQIKNLFRETSDILQIMNLIDAIQLLGLDYHFEKEIDAALSLISKHDAKNYELYETSLWFRLLRQHGFYVPPDVFNKFKDEEGNFMSTLNEDVKGLLSLYNVAYLRIHGEYILDEAILFTKNKLVSLLDELKQPLVILVSLFLETPLCRRNKRLLARKYIPIYQEEERRNDAILEFAKLDFNLLQSLHQEELKEMSIWWNDLALAKSLNFARDRIVECYYWMHTVHFEPHYSRARLICTKVISFLSLLDDIYDNYSTLQESQLLTEAIQRWEPQAIDEVPEYLKDFYLKLLRTFKEFENELESDEKYRISFLQDEIKALSRSYFIEAKWGIEKYVPPLEEHLSNSLVTAAYRFLICASYVGMDQVA; from the exons ATGGAGAAGCAATCAACCACCCCGGTTACTAGCAATGAAGATATAGTAATTcgtaaaacatcaaaatatcatcCGACTATTTGGGGCGATTATTTCATCCACCACACTTCTTCTCCTGCTCTCACAGAG GTGTCGGTTAGAGCGGAAGAGCTAAAGGAGCAAATAAAGAACTTGTTTCGAGAAACCAGTGACATATTGCAAATTATGAATTTGATTGATGCAATTCAGTTGCTCGGATTGGATTATCACTTTGAGAAAGAAATAGATGCGGCGCTGAGTTTAATTTCTAAGCATGATGCTAAGAACTATGAACTTTATGAAACTTCTCTATGGTTTCGATTACTTAGGCAACATGGTTTCTATGTGCCTCCAG ATGTTTTTAACAAGTTCAAGGATGAGGAAGGAAACTTCATGTCAACCTTGAATGAAGATGTGAAGGGATTATTAAGCTTATACAATGTAGCTTACCTTAGGATACACGGGGAGTATATACTTGATGAAGCCATATTGTTTACAAAGAATAAACTTGTGTCATTGTTGGACGAACTTAAACAGCCTTTAGTGATATTGGTGTCTCTTTTCCTTGAAACACCACTATGCCGGAGAAATAAACGGCTCTTGGCAAGAAAATATATCCCTATTTATCAAGAGGAGGAAAGGCGAAATGATGCAATATTAGAGTTTGCAAAGTTGGATTTTAATCTACTACAATCTCTTCATCAAGAGGAACTAAAGGAAATGTCAAT ATGGTGGAATGATCTAGCACTTGCTAAATCACTAAACTTTGCCCGTGATCGAATTGTGGAATGTTATTATTGGATGCATACTGTGCACTTTGAGCCTCACTATTCTCGTGCAAGATTAATTTGTACCAAGGTTATTTCATTCTTGTCACTTTTGGATGACATATATGATAATTATAGCACACTGCAAGAGAGCCAATTATTAACTGAGGCAATTCAAAG GTGGGAACCTCAAGCCATTGATGAAGTACCAGAATACTTAAAGGATTTCTATCTCAAGTTACTAAGGACTTTCAAGGAATTTGAAAATGAACTAGAAAGTGATGAGAAATACCGCATATCATTTCTCCAAGATGAG ATAAAAGCTTTATCAAGGTCTTACTTCATAGAAGCCAAATGGGGCATTGAAAAATATGTGCCCCCACTAGAGGAGCATCTAAGTAACTCACTAGTCACCGCTGCATATCGTTTCCTTATATGTGCATCTTATGTAGGCATGGATCAGGTGGCATAA